A single genomic interval of Oncorhynchus tshawytscha isolate Ot180627B linkage group LG15, Otsh_v2.0, whole genome shotgun sequence harbors:
- the LOC112247248 gene encoding macrophage mannose receptor 1-like, with product METLLYLTLLISGFYTPSSCLHHYHLISINMIWTDAQSYCRAHYTDLATVDDMEDQNRLITSVSFDGWFWIGLKKGDSMKWHWSLADRRFYREGETEFRNWDTGTPQNGNCALMSTSGLWNNTSCDDQHHFICYDGKQDTNLTYVLIQENKAWIDAQSYCRQYHTDLVSVRNQTENTEMEQKISLTGLPVWIGLFQDCWRWSDQSDSSFRNGTLGHPDASGQNCVALFFESVNSAEWVKHPCDHRHNFICNIDTDVKTTTAPLPTPTTTLSTPTTTTTTPSTPTTTTTTPSTPTTTTIAPQILHKTTTPTPEKPQLKRQVVRMKMTPKDPNMNLSDPAVQDSILQEIRNKLKEQGLPADTKVTWKKQPDGKVFHKEEEGFLKKEEEEKKMKKSMMTKREL from the exons ATGGAAACGTTGTTGTATCTCACCCTGCTCATCTCAG GATTCTACACACCTTCCTCATGTCTTCATCACTATCACCTCATTTCCATCAATATGATCTGGACTGATGCCCAGAGTTACTGCAGAGCACATTACACTGATCTGGCTACAGTAGATGACATGGAGGACCAGAACAGGCTGATTACCAGTGTCAGTTTTGATGGTTGGTTCTGGATCGGACTGAAGAAGGGAGACTCCATGAAGTGGCACTGGTCTCTGGCAGACAGACGTttctacagagagggggagactgagTTCAGAAACTGGGACACTGGAACACCCCAAAATGGTAACTGTGCTTTAATGAGTACATCTGGGTTGTGGAACAACACCTCCTGTGATGACCAGCATCACTTCATCTGTTATGATG GAAAACAAGACACCAACCTAACATACGTCTTAATTCAGGAGAACAAGGCCTGGATAGATGCTCAGAGTTACTGCAGACAGTATCACACAGACCTGGTCAGTGTGAGGAACCAGACTGAGAACACAGAGATGGAGCAGAAGATATCACTGACGGGACTTCCTGTGTGGATCGGTCTGTTTCAAGACTGCTGGAGATGGTCAGACCAGAGTGATTCCTCATTTAGAAACGGGACATTAGGACATCCTGATGCTTCAGGACAGAACTGTGTTGCATTGTTTTTTGAATCAGTTAATTCTGCTGAATGGGTAAAACATCCCTGTGACCACAGACATAATTTCATCTGCAATATTG ACACAGATGTGAAGACCACGACTGCCCCTCTGCCCACACCCACAACCACCCTTTCCACCccgaccacaaccacaaccacgcCTTCCACCccgacaacaaccacaaccacgcCTTCCACCCCGACCACAACCACGATTGCCCCACAGATCTTACACAAGACTACCACCCCAACCCCTGAGAAACCTCAACTGAAGAGACAGGTGGTGAGAATGAAGATGACCCCAAAGGATCCAAATATGAACCTCAGTGATCCTGCTGTTCAGGACTCCATCTTACAAGAG ATAAGGAACAAGCTGAAGGAGCAGGGGTTACCTGCAGACACCAAAGTGACATGGAAAAAGCAGCCTGATGGGAAGGTCTTCCACAAGGAGGAAGAGGGGTTTCtcaagaaagaagaggaggagaagaagatgaagaagagtaTGATGACAAAGAGAGAACTCTAA